In Cystobacter fuscus DSM 2262, the following are encoded in one genomic region:
- a CDS encoding adenylate/guanylate cyclase domain-containing protein: MSQGSPPSSKTAGPRGPHLKGRFPDGTTGEFSLGQLTTLGRHPSNTLRLVDREVSKEHATIERVGREYVLRDLGSSNGTFVNGKRVSELKLRDGDEISVGATKLTFYSGESPGVAAPLSSGPGGTTSRSPRVTVVAQSHSVPAFLAQMDQQGPPQNFRPAEQIQELATLKREYEKLRTAYEFHRQVSQQGKQADLFEQILSVSFQLLAADHGVVLKAGPDGQFTVPVAVKHRHGRPDNVMVSDTVLQKVAETHKAVLTADAIIDERFSSSESIVAQGIRSAMAVPLLSKGKLEAVLFLDSRQQTNAFSEKDLTILSGISAQAGIALENAALAAQIQNEAITRAELSRFLSRAVAEAVIRGETEDLRQSRLAEVTCLFADIRGFTTLSENESPQEVVSMLNEFFTLMAGVVFRHEGNLDKFIGDCVMAVWGPPSSHPDDAARALRAALEMQDAVDVLNGSRVAAGKRPIEVGIGVNTGQAVVGYMGSNERHEFTAIGDTVNTASRLCGLARGGDVVANDSTVKKAGSGFDVEPLPVTQVKGKEKGVQPYRVLGLEITNTHHD; encoded by the coding sequence GTGAGTCAAGGTTCCCCTCCATCCTCGAAGACCGCGGGTCCGCGGGGGCCGCATCTCAAGGGGCGGTTTCCGGACGGGACGACCGGGGAGTTCTCGCTCGGCCAGCTCACGACGCTGGGCCGGCACCCCTCCAACACGCTGAGGCTGGTGGACCGCGAGGTCTCCAAGGAGCACGCCACCATCGAGCGCGTGGGCCGCGAGTACGTCCTGCGCGACCTGGGCTCCTCCAACGGCACCTTCGTCAACGGCAAGCGCGTCTCGGAGCTGAAGCTGCGCGACGGGGACGAGATCAGCGTGGGCGCCACCAAGCTCACCTTCTACTCCGGCGAGTCCCCGGGCGTGGCAGCGCCCCTGTCCTCGGGCCCGGGTGGCACGACGTCGCGCTCGCCCCGGGTGACGGTGGTGGCGCAGTCGCACTCGGTGCCCGCCTTCCTCGCGCAGATGGATCAGCAGGGGCCGCCGCAGAACTTCCGGCCCGCCGAGCAGATCCAGGAGCTCGCCACGCTCAAGCGCGAGTACGAGAAGCTGCGCACCGCCTACGAGTTCCACCGCCAGGTGAGCCAGCAGGGCAAGCAGGCGGACCTCTTCGAGCAGATCCTCTCGGTGTCCTTCCAGCTGCTCGCCGCGGACCACGGCGTCGTCCTCAAGGCGGGCCCGGACGGGCAGTTCACCGTGCCGGTGGCCGTCAAGCACCGCCACGGCCGGCCGGACAACGTCATGGTGTCCGACACGGTGCTGCAGAAGGTGGCCGAGACGCACAAGGCGGTGCTCACCGCGGACGCCATCATCGACGAGCGCTTCTCCTCCTCGGAGAGCATCGTGGCGCAGGGCATCCGCTCGGCCATGGCGGTGCCGCTCTTGTCCAAGGGCAAGCTGGAGGCGGTGCTCTTCCTCGACTCGCGCCAGCAGACCAACGCCTTCTCGGAGAAGGATCTGACCATCCTCTCGGGCATCTCCGCCCAGGCGGGCATCGCCCTGGAGAACGCGGCCCTGGCGGCGCAGATCCAGAACGAGGCCATCACCCGCGCCGAGCTCAGCCGCTTCCTGTCGCGCGCGGTGGCCGAGGCGGTGATCCGCGGCGAGACGGAGGACCTGCGTCAGAGCCGGCTGGCGGAAGTCACCTGCCTGTTCGCGGACATCCGCGGCTTCACCACCCTGTCGGAGAACGAGTCTCCGCAGGAGGTGGTGAGCATGCTCAACGAGTTCTTCACCCTCATGGCCGGCGTGGTGTTCCGCCACGAGGGCAACCTGGACAAGTTCATCGGCGACTGCGTCATGGCCGTCTGGGGCCCGCCCTCCAGCCATCCGGACGACGCGGCGCGGGCGCTGCGCGCGGCGCTGGAGATGCAGGACGCGGTGGACGTGCTCAACGGCTCGCGTGTCGCCGCGGGCAAGCGGCCCATCGAGGTGGGCATCGGCGTGAACACCGGTCAGGCCGTCGTGGGCTACATGGGCAGCAACGAGCGCCATGAGTTCACCGCCATCGGCGACACGGTGAACACCGCCTCGCGCCTGTGTGGGCTCGCGCGCGGGGGCGACGTCGTGGCCAACGACAGCACGGTGAAGAAGGCCGGCTCCGGCTTCGACGTGGAGCCGCTGCCCGTCACCCAGGTCAAGGGCAAGGAGAAGGGCGTGCAGCCCTACCGGGTGCTCGGCCTGGAGATCACCAACACCCACCACGACTGA
- the truD gene encoding tRNA pseudouridine(13) synthase TruD, whose translation MRIKQKPEDFSVKESYRFDEVASGRYRVYLMDKQKLSTFDAANRLREAFGLKPGSISYCGLKDKQGRTEQLIAVDGADVDMQEPDLRLKYLGRSDKALSAANITSNRFAVTVRMLTQESVGPLNVAAAEINRLGVVNYFDSQRFGSLKHGQGFIAKDLLRGDFEAALHNYMARPSELDRSEDAKVKAFWRDNWGKWDARVPFEGSRKYHRILKSLREHPGDWVRAFLQIEADYRAMLLFTYQSYLWNEGVRRYLQVLLPRESLFPMKYQAGTLLFHRDADPETLNTLRSSTFPLVAPDTRLEDPKVKQAMDWVMGREKIASFEDLRVREAPRMLYFKHEERPTVVVPHKLVIGRVQNDDLNRGYLKVNIAFTLPPGAYATLVIKRLFHFEYEEESAQKIREGWYTPPPEGEEDGPAPRGPRRSSAGGETRAPRAASRGAAPTRRDAAEDTRAPRAPSRVSTLAATPTAPAARRSPASEPTGNRRAQPREAAAPPPPAPTPPAGFRERQRMKKTAKEQARQEQAAKRPESRKKK comes from the coding sequence GTGCGAATCAAGCAGAAACCCGAGGATTTCTCCGTCAAGGAGTCCTACCGCTTCGACGAAGTGGCCAGCGGTCGCTACCGCGTCTACCTCATGGACAAGCAGAAGCTGTCCACCTTCGACGCGGCCAACCGCCTGCGCGAGGCCTTCGGCCTCAAGCCCGGCTCCATCTCCTATTGCGGCCTGAAGGACAAGCAGGGCCGCACCGAGCAGCTCATCGCCGTGGACGGCGCCGACGTGGACATGCAGGAGCCCGACCTGCGCCTGAAGTACCTGGGGCGCTCGGACAAGGCCCTGTCCGCGGCCAACATCACCTCCAACCGCTTCGCCGTCACCGTGCGCATGTTGACGCAGGAGTCCGTTGGACCGCTCAACGTGGCCGCCGCGGAGATCAACCGCCTGGGCGTGGTGAACTACTTCGACAGCCAGCGCTTCGGCTCGCTCAAGCACGGCCAGGGCTTCATCGCCAAGGATCTCCTGCGCGGTGACTTCGAGGCCGCGCTGCACAACTACATGGCGCGCCCCTCGGAGCTGGATCGCTCGGAGGACGCCAAGGTGAAGGCCTTCTGGCGCGACAACTGGGGCAAGTGGGACGCGCGCGTGCCCTTCGAGGGCAGCCGCAAGTACCACCGCATCCTCAAGTCCCTGCGCGAGCACCCCGGCGACTGGGTGCGCGCCTTCCTGCAGATCGAGGCGGACTACCGCGCGATGCTGCTCTTCACCTACCAGAGCTACCTCTGGAACGAGGGCGTGCGGCGCTACCTCCAGGTGCTGCTGCCGCGCGAGAGCCTCTTCCCGATGAAGTACCAGGCGGGCACCCTGCTCTTCCACCGCGACGCGGACCCCGAGACGCTCAACACCCTGCGCTCCTCCACCTTCCCGCTCGTCGCCCCGGACACCCGCCTCGAGGATCCGAAGGTGAAGCAGGCCATGGACTGGGTGATGGGCCGCGAGAAGATCGCCTCCTTCGAGGATCTGCGCGTGCGCGAGGCCCCGCGGATGCTCTACTTCAAGCACGAGGAGCGCCCCACCGTCGTCGTGCCCCACAAGCTCGTCATCGGCCGGGTGCAGAACGACGACCTCAACCGGGGCTACCTCAAGGTCAACATCGCCTTCACCCTGCCCCCCGGCGCCTACGCCACGCTCGTCATCAAGCGGCTCTTCCACTTCGAGTACGAGGAGGAGAGCGCCCAGAAGATCCGCGAGGGCTGGTACACGCCGCCTCCGGAAGGAGAAGAGGACGGCCCGGCTCCCCGTGGACCGCGCCGGTCCTCCGCTGGCGGTGAGACCCGCGCCCCCCGTGCCGCGTCCCGGGGCGCCGCGCCCACCCGCCGGGATGCCGCCGAGGACACCCGCGCCCCCCGCGCCCCGTCCCGGGTCTCCACGCTCGCCGCCACGCCCACGGCTCCGGCCGCCCGGCGCTCGCCCGCTTCCGAGCCCACCGGCAACCGGCGCGCCCAGCCCCGGGAAGCCGCCGCGCCGCCGCCGCCCGCTCCCACGCCCCCCGCC